Below is a genomic region from Equus caballus isolate H_3958 breed thoroughbred chromosome X, TB-T2T, whole genome shotgun sequence.
AGGGATGGGGGTAGGGagggcccctccccacctcttcctAAGCAgtcatctccccttctcccttcccctacaGTCCATCTCTagttccttctccttccccctccctagACCAGACCAGCTAAGTCCTCTTCCATTTTTAGATGGCTGACTATGATACTCACTGACCTTATTCACAGCCTGAATTTACAGCTGTTCCTTCCTTCATGCCCCATCTGCCAAACACACCCAATCTTTTCAACATGACAAAGTCCTGACACACAGCATGTCATGTCCACATACACTTGTATTTTTCAGAACAAAACAACAGTTAGGCGGGCAAAGATGCTGAATTAACAGGGACCCTTGAGCTTTCGGTACACTGAAAAGCAAcattattttgcatgtttatAAAGTATACACTTTCCACAAATGTGGCAAGGTTTACCCAAACAGTTAGGACTTTTTCACCAAATCATAGACATAGATATGGAAATCATCATCAAACTTGATGAAATACACAGATGGTTTAGCTTTGACTTGGTGAATGACTTTACCTGTCCTTTTGGAGCCATCTTCTTTGGTATATTCCACATGTTTACCTATCAGGCCATCTATAACTCCTTctggctccctctctgctggagGAGACTCACTGGACTCTGGCATAATACGGAGGTCTCCTTCTTTATAATCGTCTAGAAGCTGGTACATGTACAAGACAGGATCTTTCTCATAGGTAATATAAAACCAGGCTTTCATGATAGGTGCTTGGGCTAAGACCATCCCTCTCCATTCATCCTTAGAACCATGTTCACCCTCAAACATATGTTCCACAGCTTTACCAATTATGGTATTTGCAAGGCGTACATCTCTAACTCGAGAAAATGGCACCTTATCAGGAAGGATTTTAAGTTTCAAAATCCTTTCATCTCTGTGAAGTTCCAGTCCATAGACACAGTCAATTCCATCATATTTCACCAGATAAAGAGAGGGATTTATAGGCACCTGATCCAGAACGGTTCCTTTCCACTGGGTGATGGGCTCATCACCTTCCTTCCATCCGTGTGAAATTCTGCAGCCCACGATGTTTCTGCTGGCCTGGGATGAAGGTCTGCACCTCTGCTtcttttgagagttctttttcttcctcatattTGCCGATCGGGTGTGATGATCGACAGCTTCCCTGGTTTGCTGCCCTGCAGCTGTCTTTTTGTGAGGGGTCTTCATACCTGCAGTGGGAGGAAACAAGCTAGGGAGAAACATTTAGTGTATTATAGcgtgagattttttttctctgtattgcAAAGTCCCTGGGCACCAGGTACTTTGCTAACCAAGTTATTCAGATGTGTCCAGCCGGAATACTGGATATCAAGACACTATTGGATGCTTGTCTGCAGTGCCCTCCCTCCAGGCTCCTTTGGCTGTGCTGTAGGGTTAGAGAGGTGGTTGTGGTGGTTGAGGCCCCAACAAGAGAGAGCAGGCTCCTTTGCATAATGTCTGATCCTGTGTTGCCATCCTAGCATCCCCACACCAAAGACAAATATTTACCATTGCTTACCCCAATCCATCTCTCCATTTCCAACAATATAGTCCCCTTGTCCCCTGACCACTGCCATCTGCTCTTCATCCCTTTTGCCTCCCATCCTCACGTCTTCTGCGTGGTATTCGCCGCTCCTTTGCGTCTCTTCTCGGTCATCCCCTTGTTCACGCTGGGCGCCCACAACAAACCTATTTCCCTTCTGGCTACCTTTGTACACCATCCAGGTGCTCTTTGGCTCCCCCTCTCCCAGTCCACAAATCACCCTTCTCAGTTTCCCTCATCTCCCATCCAGCACTTACCCCAATTTTCCCGCCTTGCACCCACCGACCCCGTCCTCCGGTTTTCTAGGCCCGCGCCCACCTCCCCAAGGCCAGGGATCGCGGGCCTCACGTGCCCAAATTGGACACCTTGCTGCTGTCTCCGCTGTGAGCCTTTGGTGAAAGAGGATAAGCAGCCAAGGAATTGGGTGCTTGTAAGACCTGGGAGGGCAGGATCCGTAGGCGAGGAGCGTGTGTTGGAGTGCGGCGGGGCAGGCGAAGAGGATGGCGGTTGTGTCTCCAGCGCTCGGCTCGCGGGCCCTCCGCCTCCCTGTCGGCGGCAGCGGCGCCTCCGCCACATTGGGCTCCCACCAGCCGCTGTCGCCGCCGCAGTCTCCTCCCTCTTTCCGTAGCGCAGCTTCCTGCCAGGAAACAGGCCTCCCCTTCCTGCCAAGCAGCCCGCGGCCCACCCTTTCCCCAGTTCTCACACCCAGCACTGCCCTGGGCCGGGAAGGCTTTCGTAGGCTCCTGGTCCCGCCCCGCCTCTTTCCAAAATCAGGAGCAGCCGGGCCCACAACCCTTCTCTCCAACCACCTAGCGTTCCCTCCCagactccccacccccacctcagtgCCCCTGCCCCTTCTGCTTTCCGTCTTCTAAGAATTTGCTGTTCTCTTTGCCAGGTGCCCTTCTGGAGTTATTCTTTATATAGAGAACCCTGTTTTTCCCGTCATTTAAGGGGATTTGAGGTAGGATGAGAGAAATGCGCTGGTGCTCAACCTGCCATCTTGACCTAATCTGTAGGTAATTTTTACTGTATGGTCGTTCCCAGACTTTACTTCTTggagataattttttctttttcctgtttttcaccGATTGCGAAA
It encodes:
- the LOC100061670 gene encoding spindlin-2 isoform X2 gives rise to the protein MWRRRRCRRQGGGGPASRALETQPPSSSPAPPHSNTRSSPTDPALPGMKTPHKKTAAGQQTREAVDHHTRSANMRKKKNSQKKQRCRPSSQASRNIVGCRISHGWKEGDEPITQWKGTVLDQVPINPSLYLVKYDGIDCVYGLELHRDERILKLKILPDKVPFSRVRDVRLANTIIGKAVEHMFEGEHGSKDEWRGMVLAQAPIMKAWFYITYEKDPVLYMYQLLDDYKEGDLRIMPESSESPPAEREPEGVIDGLIGKHVEYTKEDGSKRTGKVIHQVKAKPSVYFIKFDDDFHIYVYDLVKKS
- the LOC100061670 gene encoding spindlin-2 isoform X1, yielding MWRRRRCRRQGGGGPASRALETQPPSSSPAPPHSNTRSSPTDPALPGLTSTQFLGCLSSFTKGSQRRQQQGVQFGHVRPAIPGLGEVGAGLENRRTGSVGARRENWGMKTPHKKTAAGQQTREAVDHHTRSANMRKKKNSQKKQRCRPSSQASRNIVGCRISHGWKEGDEPITQWKGTVLDQVPINPSLYLVKYDGIDCVYGLELHRDERILKLKILPDKVPFSRVRDVRLANTIIGKAVEHMFEGEHGSKDEWRGMVLAQAPIMKAWFYITYEKDPVLYMYQLLDDYKEGDLRIMPESSESPPAEREPEGVIDGLIGKHVEYTKEDGSKRTGKVIHQVKAKPSVYFIKFDDDFHIYVYDLVKKS
- the LOC100061670 gene encoding spindlin-2 isoform X3, with translation MKTPHKKTAAGQQTREAVDHHTRSANMRKKKNSQKKQRCRPSSQASRNIVGCRISHGWKEGDEPITQWKGTVLDQVPINPSLYLVKYDGIDCVYGLELHRDERILKLKILPDKVPFSRVRDVRLANTIIGKAVEHMFEGEHGSKDEWRGMVLAQAPIMKAWFYITYEKDPVLYMYQLLDDYKEGDLRIMPESSESPPAEREPEGVIDGLIGKHVEYTKEDGSKRTGKVIHQVKAKPSVYFIKFDDDFHIYVYDLVKKS